From one Rhodothermales bacterium genomic stretch:
- the idi gene encoding isopentenyl-diphosphate Delta-isomerase — protein MTDEVILVDELDREVGAAEKLAAHQSGQLHRALSVFVFNSAGDMLLQQRARDKYHSGGLLSNTCCSHPRPGEASEDAAHRRLMEEMGFDCPMRPLFTFTYRTDFGNGLIEHELDHVFVGIHDADPVPNPEEVEAWRWQSVEETARDMARRPEAYTFWFKHIFQRVIDALTP, from the coding sequence ATGACGGATGAAGTAATACTGGTAGATGAACTCGATCGGGAGGTCGGCGCCGCCGAAAAACTGGCCGCGCACCAATCGGGACAGCTCCATCGAGCCCTTTCCGTTTTTGTATTCAACAGCGCCGGCGACATGCTGCTCCAGCAGCGCGCCCGCGACAAATACCATTCGGGCGGGTTGCTGTCCAACACCTGCTGCAGCCACCCGCGGCCCGGCGAAGCGTCGGAAGACGCCGCGCATCGCCGGCTCATGGAGGAGATGGGATTCGATTGCCCGATGCGGCCGCTCTTCACGTTCACGTACCGCACGGATTTCGGGAACGGCCTGATCGAGCACGAGCTGGATCACGTCTTCGTCGGCATCCACGACGCCGACCCCGTGCCCAACCCGGAGGAAGTCGAGGCGTGGCGCTGGCAATCGGTCGAGGAGACGGCCCGTGACATGGCGCGCCGGCCGGAGGCGTACACGTTCTGGTTCAAGCACATCTTCCAGCGCGTGATCGACGCCCTCACCCCTTGA
- a CDS encoding DUF4397 domain-containing protein: protein MKKLYSFLPLSRASKILLACLALVLAATGVQAQTARVQVVHNSPYAAAAAVDVYINGSLTLDDFAFRSATPFVELPAGAEVTIDITTPDAADNSSPVFTKTIPAPGLTEGETYLLVAAGDPLGGMGNPAFDLFVYAPAREAAATAGNAEFLVFHGAPDAPVVDVSARGAGMLVDDIAFGEFSAGYLSVPPAVYEVDIELADNSAVAASFVADLSGAADAAIAVLASGFLAPPDSTDPAFGLLAVFADGTTALLPVNEPEPETARVQVVHNSPYAAAAVVDVYINDALALDDVAFRQATPYLTLPAGVPVKIDITGSTAADNSSPVFTTTLADGLAPNETYLVVAAGDPLGGMGNPAFDLFVYTPAREAAATAGNAEFLVFHGAPDAPVVDVSARGAGVLVDDIAFGEFSAGYLSVPPAVYEVDIELADNSAVAASFVADLSGAADAAVAVLASGFLAPPDSTDPGFGLLAVFADGTTALLPVNQPEGASLSLIDASTDSPIPGFDPIAEGAVLDLSALPIGLTVRANLTGDAGSVRFDLNDIEGIRVENEAPYALFGDVDGDYAAGRLPVGSHTLSATAFAEAQAGGAVLETASVSFTVVNSGNAVTGFTLVDAETDEDLGMLMPGDTLDASALPERVNLRAEVGDGVASVWFEIESIGYSRLENVTPFALFGDLSGDYLNGAFPVGSHTLVATPYDARRAQGSAGEALSVAFVVIDTAGKMAGVAGLSGHSEEAFDEVALAEEDGASVPTAFVLEANYPNPFNPVTTIAFTTPEAGPVRLAVYDLLGRVVRVLVDQPMAAGRMEVSFDAAGLPTGTYLYRIDTPAGSQVRKMLLVK from the coding sequence ATGAAAAAACTCTATTCTTTCCTACCGCTATCTCGCGCGAGCAAGATACTACTCGCATGCCTCGCTCTCGTTCTTGCAGCGACGGGCGTCCAGGCCCAGACCGCGCGGGTGCAGGTCGTGCACAACTCCCCTTACGCCGCCGCCGCCGCGGTGGACGTCTACATCAACGGCAGCCTCACCCTCGACGACTTCGCGTTCCGCTCGGCGACGCCCTTTGTCGAGTTGCCCGCCGGCGCCGAGGTAACGATCGACATCACCACGCCGGACGCGGCGGACAACAGCAGTCCGGTCTTCACGAAGACGATCCCGGCGCCGGGTCTGACCGAGGGCGAGACCTACCTGCTCGTCGCGGCCGGCGATCCGCTGGGCGGCATGGGCAACCCGGCCTTCGACCTCTTCGTCTACGCCCCGGCCCGTGAGGCCGCCGCCACCGCCGGCAACGCCGAATTCCTCGTCTTCCACGGCGCCCCCGACGCCCCCGTCGTCGACGTCTCCGCCCGCGGCGCAGGCATGCTCGTGGACGACATCGCCTTCGGCGAATTCTCCGCCGGCTACCTCTCCGTACCGCCCGCCGTCTATGAGGTCGACATCGAGCTGGCCGACAACAGCGCCGTCGCCGCCTCGTTCGTCGCCGACCTCAGCGGCGCCGCCGATGCCGCCATCGCGGTTCTCGCCTCCGGCTTCCTCGCTCCGCCCGACAGCACCGACCCCGCCTTCGGCCTCCTCGCCGTCTTCGCCGACGGCACCACCGCCCTCCTGCCGGTGAATGAACCCGAGCCCGAAACGGCGCGCGTGCAGGTCGTGCACAACTCCCCCTACGCCGCCGCGGCGGTGGTCGACGTCTACATCAACGATGCCCTGGCCCTGGACGATGTCGCGTTCCGGCAGGCCACGCCGTACCTGACGCTCCCGGCCGGCGTGCCGGTGAAGATCGACATCACGGGGTCGACCGCTGCGGACAACAGCAGCCCGGTCTTTACGACGACGCTCGCCGACGGCCTTGCGCCGAACGAGACCTACCTCGTTGTCGCGGCCGGCGATCCGCTGGGCGGCATGGGCAACCCGGCCTTCGACCTCTTCGTCTATACCCCGGCCCGTGAGGCCGCCGCCACCGCCGGCAACGCCGAATTCCTCGTCTTCCACGGCGCCCCCGACGCCCCCGTCGTCGACGTCTCCGCCCGCGGCGCCGGCGTGCTCGTGGACGACATCGCCTTCGGCGAATTCTCCGCCGGCTACCTCTCCGTACCGCCCGCCGTCTATGAAGTCGACATCGAGCTGGCCGACAACAGCGCCGTCGCCGCCTCGTTCGTCGCCGACCTCAGCGGCGCCGCCGATGCCGCCGTCGCGGTCCTCGCCTCCGGCTTCCTCGCTCCGCCCGACAGCACCGACCCCGGTTTCGGCCTCCTCGCCGTCTTCGCCGACGGCACCACCGCCCTTCTGCCGGTCAACCAGCCTGAAGGGGCGAGCCTTAGCCTGATCGATGCCAGCACGGACAGCCCGATCCCCGGTTTCGACCCGATCGCGGAAGGCGCCGTGCTCGACCTGAGCGCACTTCCGATCGGCCTCACCGTGCGGGCCAACCTGACCGGCGATGCCGGCAGCGTACGGTTCGACCTGAATGACATCGAAGGCATCCGGGTGGAAAACGAGGCGCCCTATGCGCTCTTCGGGGATGTGGATGGGGATTACGCCGCCGGCCGGCTTCCCGTCGGCTCGCACACCCTGTCGGCCACGGCCTTCGCCGAAGCCCAGGCCGGCGGAGCCGTGCTTGAGACGGCCAGCGTCTCCTTCACGGTCGTCAACAGCGGCAATGCCGTCACCGGCTTCACGCTGGTGGACGCCGAGACGGATGAAGACCTCGGCATGCTGATGCCGGGCGACACCCTCGACGCCTCGGCGCTGCCCGAGCGGGTCAACCTGCGCGCTGAAGTCGGCGACGGCGTCGCGAGCGTCTGGTTCGAGATCGAATCGATCGGCTATAGCCGGCTCGAAAACGTTACGCCGTTCGCGCTGTTCGGGGACCTGAGCGGCGACTACCTGAACGGCGCGTTCCCCGTCGGCAGCCACACGCTCGTGGCGACCCCGTACGACGCGCGCCGGGCCCAGGGCTCGGCCGGCGAAGCGCTCAGCGTAGCGTTCGTGGTCATCGACACGGCGGGCAAGATGGCCGGCGTGGCCGGTCTCTCGGGCCACAGCGAAGAGGCGTTCGATGAAGTCGCCCTCGCCGAGGAAGACGGCGCGAGCGTGCCCACCGCGTTTGTGCTGGAGGCCAACTATCCCAACCCGTTCAACCCGGTGACGACCATCGCCTTCACGACGCCGGAAGCCGGCCCCGTTCGCCTCGCGGTCTACGACCTGCTGGGCCGCGTGGTCCGGGTGCTGGTGGATCAGCCGATGGCGGCGGGACGCATGGAAGTCAGCTTCGACGCCGCCGGACTCCCGACGGGCACGTACCTCTACCGCATCGACACCCCTGCGGGCTCGCAGGTGCGGAAGATGCTCCTCGTAAAATGA
- a CDS encoding deoxyribodipyrimidine photo-lyase, producing MACTLVWFRRDLRLTDHPALEHALRRSLPVIPVYCWSPEDEAPWQPGAASRWWLHHALEALGARLETLGSRLIVRQGSAVEVIPALARETGATSVCWHERFEPAGRSVDDRVAAALRHAGVEASVHNGVLLHNPDAVRTGSDMPYRVFTPFWKNLQQNLEVERPLPEAVFTPAHRPDAWPASASIASLGLLPTIPWDRGFYTAWQPGEAGAREALDRFVEGPIAAYDSDRNRPDRIGTSRLSPHLCFGEISPRTVWHAASARRAAMADGKPAHVFLSEVAWREFSYHLLYHFPHTPESPLNTRFEAFPWREDPEALRRWQRGETGYPIVDAGMRELWTTGWMHNRVRMIVASFLTKDLLIPWQAGARWFWDTLVDADLANNTMGWQWSAGCGADAQPFFRIFNPMSQGRRFDPDGAYVRRWAPELAKLPASDIHAPWEAAPLFRHGTGYPDPMVDHAAARDVALAAFERIK from the coding sequence ATGGCCTGTACGCTTGTCTGGTTTCGCCGCGACCTGCGGTTGACCGATCATCCGGCGCTCGAGCACGCGCTCCGCCGATCGCTCCCCGTCATCCCGGTGTACTGCTGGTCGCCCGAAGACGAGGCCCCGTGGCAGCCGGGCGCCGCCAGCCGGTGGTGGCTGCACCATGCCCTCGAGGCGCTCGGGGCACGGCTGGAAACCCTCGGCTCCCGCCTCATCGTGCGGCAGGGATCCGCCGTGGAGGTCATCCCCGCGCTGGCGCGCGAAACCGGCGCCACGTCGGTCTGCTGGCACGAACGTTTCGAGCCCGCGGGGCGCTCGGTGGACGACCGCGTCGCCGCGGCACTGCGCCATGCCGGCGTGGAGGCGTCGGTGCACAACGGCGTGCTGCTCCACAACCCGGACGCGGTGCGGACGGGGTCCGATATGCCGTATCGCGTCTTCACGCCGTTCTGGAAAAACCTCCAGCAAAACCTGGAGGTCGAGCGCCCGCTGCCGGAGGCGGTCTTCACGCCGGCGCACCGGCCGGACGCGTGGCCGGCGTCGGCGTCGATCGCATCGCTCGGGCTCCTCCCCACCATCCCGTGGGATCGCGGGTTCTACACGGCGTGGCAGCCCGGCGAGGCCGGCGCCCGGGAGGCGCTGGACCGGTTCGTGGAGGGCCCCATCGCAGCGTACGACAGCGACCGCAACCGGCCGGATCGCATCGGCACCTCGCGCCTCTCGCCGCATCTGTGTTTCGGAGAGATCAGCCCGCGCACCGTCTGGCACGCCGCGAGCGCGCGGCGCGCGGCGATGGCGGACGGCAAGCCGGCGCACGTCTTCCTCAGCGAGGTTGCCTGGCGCGAGTTCTCGTATCACCTGCTCTATCACTTCCCCCACACCCCGGAATCCCCGCTCAACACGCGGTTCGAGGCCTTCCCCTGGCGGGAGGATCCGGAAGCGCTCCGGCGCTGGCAGCGGGGTGAGACGGGCTACCCGATCGTCGACGCCGGCATGCGCGAACTGTGGACCACCGGCTGGATGCACAACCGGGTGCGCATGATCGTGGCGTCGTTTCTCACGAAGGACCTGCTCATCCCCTGGCAGGCCGGCGCGCGGTGGTTCTGGGATACCCTCGTCGATGCCGACCTCGCCAACAACACGATGGGCTGGCAGTGGTCCGCCGGCTGCGGCGCCGACGCGCAGCCGTTCTTCCGCATCTTCAACCCGATGAGCCAGGGGCGGCGCTTCGACCCGGACGGCGCCTACGTACGCCGCTGGGCGCCGGAGCTGGCGAAGCTGCCCGCCTCCGACATCCACGCCCCCTGGGAGGCCGCTCCCCTCTTCCGCCACGGGACGGGGTACCCGGATCCGATGGTCGACCATGCCGCGGCGCGGGACGTCGCCCTCGCCGCGTTCGAGCGGATCAAGTAG
- a CDS encoding DUF2046 domain-containing protein, with the protein MAMNFLRKLVSAEATPAQPSEIIDGTASCEDQLNACRTEIEHLQEQKELHARALKEMYQYLCKLDTSFRAENKRLQSQLEEERERSNQLIEITKDLWEIIEKLDGNGVSTADLFPIPNATRLATSAPRRDDPAPAVPERVSELPELEELMAVVEPGA; encoded by the coding sequence ATGGCCATGAACTTCCTGCGCAAGCTAGTATCTGCGGAAGCAACGCCGGCACAGCCTTCCGAAATCATCGACGGGACCGCCAGCTGCGAAGACCAATTGAATGCGTGTCGTACGGAGATCGAGCATCTCCAGGAGCAGAAAGAGCTGCATGCGCGCGCGCTGAAGGAAATGTATCAGTACCTCTGCAAACTCGATACGTCGTTCCGCGCCGAAAACAAGCGGTTGCAGTCGCAGCTGGAAGAAGAGCGGGAGCGCTCGAACCAGCTGATCGAGATTACCAAGGATCTCTGGGAGATCATCGAGAAGCTGGATGGAAACGGCGTATCGACGGCCGACCTGTTCCCGATCCCGAACGCCACCCGGCTTGCGACGAGTGCGCCGCGCCGCGACGATCCGGCGCCGGCCGTGCCGGAACGCGTCTCTGAGTTGCCCGAGCTGGAGGAGTTGATGGCGGTGGTCGAGCCGGGCGCCTGA
- a CDS encoding GNAT family N-acetyltransferase: MIEDAARKRGTGIAKRDPEYIRKKMQDGKAIIALQDEALAGFCYIETWGHGKYVANSGLIVAQEYRNYGLARRIKERAFELSREKYPNAKLFGITTSLAVMKINSDLGYRPVTFSELTTDVEFWNGCRSCPNFDILTRTEQKMCLCTGMLYDPEEEEKRERKAAEQKVEREEKPLELTQ; encoded by the coding sequence TTGATTGAAGACGCCGCGCGCAAGCGAGGGACCGGTATTGCCAAGCGAGACCCGGAATACATCCGGAAGAAGATGCAGGATGGCAAGGCGATTATCGCGCTGCAGGACGAAGCGCTCGCCGGCTTCTGCTATATCGAAACCTGGGGACACGGTAAATACGTGGCGAACTCGGGTCTCATCGTGGCGCAGGAGTACCGCAATTACGGGCTCGCCCGCCGCATCAAGGAGCGCGCGTTCGAGCTTTCCCGGGAGAAGTATCCGAATGCGAAGCTGTTCGGCATCACGACGAGCCTCGCCGTCATGAAGATCAACTCGGATCTCGGCTACCGGCCGGTGACGTTTTCGGAACTGACGACGGATGTCGAGTTCTGGAACGGGTGCCGCAGCTGCCCGAACTTCGACATCCTGACCCGCACGGAGCAGAAGATGTGCCTGTGTACCGGGATGCTGTACGACCCGGAAGAGGAGGAGAAACGCGAGCGGAAAGCCGCCGAGCAGAAGGTGGAGCGGGAAGAAAAGCCCCTGGAATTGACGCAGTAA
- a CDS encoding TolC family protein — MTMLRTGFTAVLLFAMLAGDAAAQQPAGWLTVKDALELAEQNSPALGRLRAEIDAKSGERLASYGVHAPQVSYAREGIPTGGGDYNEQRWVVAQSIDFPLETYYRLKRVGTESGALSLGLEAARRDLRSRVKTAYTEVLYAQELLHLGLQGVELGESLKDAVAAQVAVGAAAELDEMKIDLQLSEARSTLEERLRLYEDARYSLYQVIGIDPGQQVYGVVFPDTMAYLDVEISQEDVIALLPGQPELVSADETVRAARILIQEKRSAALPQLHINYWPQDFGNGYRYRAFEVGFTVPLWFALNNRGAIQQARAREQYDAWNRQDIQLGLKRDIERAWHGYQTSKLTIDRYADTVQALADDLLARTREGYQLGQLDLLTLLDTQRTYLAAQARYYEALRNYYVNLVQLERFLQQDLVFVD, encoded by the coding sequence ATGACGATGCTTAGAACGGGTTTTACGGCCGTCCTTTTGTTCGCGATGCTCGCCGGCGACGCGGCGGCGCAGCAGCCGGCGGGATGGCTCACGGTGAAGGACGCCCTCGAGCTGGCGGAACAGAACAGCCCCGCGCTGGGCCGGCTTCGCGCCGAGATCGACGCCAAATCGGGCGAACGCCTCGCCAGCTACGGCGTCCACGCCCCCCAGGTGAGTTACGCCCGCGAGGGCATCCCCACCGGCGGCGGCGACTACAACGAGCAGCGGTGGGTGGTCGCGCAGTCGATCGATTTCCCCCTCGAGACCTACTACCGGCTCAAACGCGTCGGGACGGAGTCGGGGGCGCTGTCCCTCGGGCTGGAGGCCGCCCGGCGCGACCTGCGCAGCCGCGTCAAGACGGCCTACACCGAGGTGCTCTACGCCCAGGAGCTGCTCCATCTGGGTCTGCAGGGCGTCGAACTGGGCGAGTCGCTCAAGGATGCCGTCGCGGCGCAGGTCGCCGTCGGCGCCGCCGCCGAACTCGACGAGATGAAGATCGACCTCCAGCTTTCCGAAGCCCGCAGCACGCTCGAGGAGCGGCTCCGGCTCTACGAAGACGCCCGGTACAGCCTCTACCAGGTGATCGGGATCGACCCCGGCCAGCAGGTTTACGGCGTCGTGTTTCCGGATACGATGGCCTATCTGGATGTGGAGATCTCGCAGGAAGACGTCATCGCCTTGCTGCCCGGGCAGCCGGAACTCGTCAGCGCCGACGAGACGGTGCGCGCCGCGCGGATCCTGATCCAGGAGAAACGCAGCGCGGCCCTGCCCCAGCTTCATATCAACTACTGGCCGCAGGACTTCGGCAACGGCTACCGGTACCGGGCCTTCGAGGTCGGGTTCACCGTGCCGCTCTGGTTCGCGCTCAACAACCGGGGCGCCATCCAGCAGGCCCGGGCGCGGGAGCAGTACGATGCCTGGAACCGGCAGGACATCCAGCTGGGGCTGAAGCGCGACATCGAGCGCGCCTGGCACGGGTACCAGACGAGCAAACTCACCATCGATCGGTACGCCGATACGGTCCAGGCTCTGGCGGACGATCTCCTCGCCCGGACGCGCGAAGGCTACCAGCTCGGCCAGCTCGATCTCCTCACCCTGCTCGACACCCAGCGGACCTATCTGGCGGCCCAGGCGCGCTACTATGAGGCCCTCCGCAACTACTACGTCAACCTCGTGCAACTCGAGCGCTTTCTGCAGCAGGATCTGGTGTTTGTCGACTGA
- a CDS encoding CusA/CzcA family heavy metal efflux RND transporter produces the protein MLNKIIDFSLRQKFVALSLVLIIALGGVSALLNLPINSLPDVTPVQVLVITKAGRYSPFEVEKLVSFPIETAMNGLPEVREVRSISQFGLSAVTIEFDESTDIYFARQLVSQRLQSVADVLPMGVSAPQLGPISTALGEIYQYRVRGDNYSLTELRTIQDWLVAPQLKTVSGVTEITAFGGYVKQYDVIVSPDRMRTYGIGLKEVMDAIEQNNSVSGGNYLTHNREQYIIRGFGQIGQTGDIEQVVVTRRGERPIYVRDIATVKEGRQLRQGAVTQNGEGEVVTGIVMMLRGGNGREVIRDVEAKLDEINAGLPQGVTVEKFYDQSDLIERTTGTLEVNLVEGGMLVIVVLLIMLGEISGALLVASVIPLSMLFAFIGMREFGLAANLMSLGAIDFGMVVDGSVVMIENMVHRLQENQRRPVAEVLRESAREVARPIFFGVLIILLVYVPIVTFQGMEGILFRPMAITVATAVLGSLVLALVYIPAMAAIVFRKGIRVRRNYLMEWLRPLYQRFLETFLDRKFVIFGGALTVLVAALILMPMLGTEFLPELDEGSILVEQVRMPSVTLEESVENANWFAGKLMANIPEIQTVVPKTGRSDLANDWMGVHQTDVWIILKPREAWRAGVTKERIAEEIEPYLKSEPGLAYNFTQPIAMRVDELTSGVKSDVAVKVFGEDLDVLQQVGDAISGVLPSLPGTANYYVEQTVGQPYLNIEIDRSAVASFGLNVDEVQRIIEAGIGGQAAGEVFEGQRRFDIVIRYPEAIRASFADIMNVPVPLPGGDNIPLSRVARIQAEEGPREIARENGWRRVIVGINIQDIDIGTYVSNLQDAIAEKVNIPAGNFIEYSGAFEEQQRAMRHLMIVVPLALLIILGLLYLTFGQMRYAWMIFLNLPFALSGGIFLLWVRGLYLSVSASIGFVALFGVAVLNGVVLLSHLNSLRERGMGVREATIAGAVDRLRPVLMTALVASLGFIPMAFNVGPGSEVQRPLATVVIGGLITATLLTLLVLPTIYHWLEKGRAIHAPTEPWEDTPEPRGRKHSAAVAE, from the coding sequence ATGCTAAACAAGATCATCGATTTTAGTCTGCGCCAGAAGTTCGTGGCGCTTTCACTGGTGCTGATCATCGCGCTGGGCGGGGTATCGGCGCTGCTCAACCTGCCGATCAACTCGCTGCCGGATGTCACCCCGGTTCAGGTGCTCGTCATCACGAAGGCCGGCCGCTACTCGCCGTTCGAAGTCGAGAAACTCGTCAGCTTCCCGATCGAAACCGCGATGAACGGTCTTCCGGAAGTCCGCGAGGTCCGCTCCATCTCCCAGTTCGGCCTCTCGGCCGTGACGATCGAGTTCGACGAGTCGACGGACATCTACTTCGCCCGGCAGCTCGTCAGCCAGCGCCTGCAGAGCGTGGCGGATGTCCTCCCGATGGGGGTCTCTGCGCCGCAGCTGGGTCCCATCTCGACCGCGCTGGGCGAGATCTACCAGTACCGGGTACGCGGCGACAACTATTCGCTGACCGAGTTGCGGACGATCCAGGACTGGCTCGTCGCGCCGCAGCTCAAGACCGTCTCCGGCGTGACGGAAATCACGGCCTTCGGCGGGTACGTCAAACAATACGACGTCATCGTCTCGCCCGATCGGATGCGGACCTACGGCATCGGGCTGAAGGAGGTGATGGACGCCATCGAGCAGAACAACAGCGTCTCGGGCGGCAACTACCTGACCCACAACCGCGAGCAGTACATCATCCGCGGGTTCGGTCAGATCGGGCAGACAGGCGATATCGAGCAGGTGGTGGTCACGCGGCGCGGCGAGCGCCCGATCTACGTTCGCGACATCGCCACGGTGAAGGAAGGCCGGCAGCTGCGGCAGGGCGCCGTGACGCAAAACGGCGAGGGCGAGGTGGTGACGGGCATCGTGATGATGCTCCGCGGCGGCAACGGCCGCGAAGTCATCCGCGACGTCGAGGCCAAGCTCGACGAGATCAACGCCGGCCTGCCCCAGGGCGTGACCGTCGAGAAGTTCTACGACCAGTCCGATCTCATCGAACGCACCACGGGGACGCTCGAGGTGAACCTGGTCGAAGGCGGCATGCTCGTCATCGTCGTGCTGCTGATCATGCTGGGCGAAATCTCCGGCGCGCTGCTCGTGGCCTCGGTCATCCCCCTCTCGATGCTCTTCGCGTTTATCGGCATGCGCGAGTTCGGGCTGGCGGCCAACCTGATGAGCCTCGGCGCGATCGACTTCGGGATGGTGGTGGACGGCTCGGTGGTGATGATCGAGAATATGGTGCACCGATTACAGGAGAACCAGCGCCGGCCGGTGGCGGAGGTCCTCCGCGAGTCGGCCCGCGAAGTGGCGCGCCCCATCTTCTTCGGCGTCCTCATCATCCTCCTGGTCTATGTGCCGATCGTCACGTTCCAGGGCATGGAAGGCATCCTGTTCCGCCCGATGGCCATCACCGTGGCCACGGCCGTGCTCGGATCGCTTGTGCTGGCGCTCGTCTACATCCCCGCCATGGCGGCCATCGTGTTCCGCAAAGGGATCCGGGTCCGGCGCAACTACCTCATGGAATGGCTGCGCCCGCTGTATCAGCGCTTCCTGGAGACGTTCCTCGACCGCAAGTTCGTGATCTTCGGCGGGGCGCTGACGGTGCTGGTGGCGGCGCTGATCCTGATGCCGATGCTCGGCACGGAGTTTCTGCCGGAGCTGGACGAGGGGTCGATCCTCGTCGAACAGGTGCGCATGCCCAGCGTCACCCTCGAGGAGTCGGTGGAGAACGCGAACTGGTTCGCCGGCAAGCTGATGGCCAACATCCCCGAGATCCAGACGGTCGTCCCCAAGACGGGCCGCTCCGACCTCGCGAACGACTGGATGGGCGTGCATCAGACCGACGTCTGGATCATCCTCAAACCGCGCGAGGCATGGCGCGCCGGCGTCACCAAGGAACGCATCGCGGAAGAGATCGAGCCCTACCTGAAGTCTGAACCCGGCCTCGCGTACAACTTCACGCAGCCCATCGCCATGCGCGTCGACGAGCTGACGAGCGGCGTCAAGTCGGATGTGGCGGTCAAGGTCTTCGGCGAGGACCTCGACGTGCTCCAGCAGGTGGGCGACGCCATCAGCGGGGTGCTGCCGTCGCTGCCCGGGACGGCGAACTATTATGTCGAACAGACCGTCGGCCAGCCGTATCTGAACATCGAGATCGACCGGTCGGCGGTGGCCTCGTTCGGGCTCAACGTCGACGAGGTGCAGCGCATCATCGAGGCCGGCATCGGCGGGCAGGCGGCCGGCGAGGTGTTCGAGGGGCAGCGCCGCTTCGACATCGTGATCCGCTACCCGGAAGCCATCCGGGCGAGCTTTGCGGACATCATGAACGTGCCGGTGCCGCTGCCGGGCGGCGACAACATCCCGCTCAGCCGCGTGGCCCGGATCCAGGCCGAGGAAGGCCCCCGCGAAATCGCGCGGGAAAACGGATGGCGCCGCGTGATCGTGGGCATCAACATCCAGGATATCGACATCGGGACCTATGTGTCGAACCTGCAGGACGCGATCGCGGAGAAGGTGAACATCCCCGCCGGCAACTTTATCGAGTACAGCGGCGCCTTCGAGGAGCAGCAGCGCGCGATGCGCCACCTGATGATCGTCGTGCCGCTGGCGCTGCTGATCATCCTGGGGCTGCTGTATCTCACCTTCGGGCAGATGCGGTACGCGTGGATGATCTTCCTGAACCTCCCGTTCGCGCTCTCCGGCGGCATCTTCCTGCTGTGGGTCCGCGGACTGTACCTGTCGGTGTCGGCGAGCATCGGCTTCGTCGCCCTCTTCGGCGTGGCGGTGCTCAACGGCGTGGTGCTGCTGTCTCACCTCAACAGCCTGCGCGAGCGCGGCATGGGGGTGCGGGAAGCGACGATCGCCGGCGCGGTGGACCGCCTCCGGCCGGTGCTGATGACGGCGCTGGTGGCGAGCCTCGGCTTCATCCCGATGGCGTTCAACGTCGGCCCGGGCTCCGAAGTGCAGCGGCCGCTGGCTACCGTCGTGATCGGCGGCCTCATCACGGCGACCCTGCTCACCTTGCTGGTGCTGCCCACGATCTATCACTGGCTCGAGAAGGGACGCGCGATCCACGCCCCGACAGAGCCCTGGGAGGATACCCCCGAACCTCGCGGCCGCAAACATTCGGCCGCGGTAGCGGAATGA